AAAATCAAATCCCTTGTAAGGTAAGAGCCTATACTTCTCCTTACGATTTAGAGCCTACTGTTGAAGATTAAATTGAAGAAATCATAAAGGTCACCAAAGACAGAGATATAAGGCAATGATTGCATGATCCAAGGAAGAGGGTTAACATAAAGAAAATTGTGTTGAGGAAGATAACATTGTTGCTAATCTAAGATATAAAGACGTGCTTAAGGTAGATGATCAATTTCATTGCATGACAGATGAAATCCTGGCtaagaaataattaaaagaattatcaACACAAAGCTGAGAATACTAAAGATGTAGTTCCTACTTGGTACTATCGAAGAGTTTATTGGGTTCATGATACCCTATCACTTCTTAGACGAAAAGGGTTCAAGGGTtgctgattttatttttattgctcGAGAAAATCAGAATTTTATCACAGATCAAAGGTGATTTGAGTGGTTTTGATTGTTCATCATTTCAAAACTTGAGGATGAGTATTTTTCAAAAGGGGAATTTACTCAGATAAATCACACAAATGGCTTATTTTAGTGGTAAATAAGCCTTGGGATATAGGTCACAGCTCCATGTGTAGCCGCAGGAACAAGGcaccaaaaccagcccagtatCATTGTGGGATTCAACTGCGGTAGGAGACAGCCTGGTTTGCTGATGTGGCTGGTTTtagttggttcgatggagcatctcACAAGGCAGCCCAGTCTAGAATATTGACTTGCGTGAAGAACAatatttactttctattttaattaCCTTCTATTTCCATGTAATCGCTAGaaatagtttctaatttcagatttagaaagtaggcttagcttttatttagaagtttctatttcagtccattgtttccttttagttagatttagtttctatttttgtttggtttctatttttgtagtCCTTCCCAATAGCCAAAAGGGGAGTTACTATTTTGTAACCATgcttcaattataaataaaggcaagaGGCTGTATTGATCATCCAAAAAttttagataaaaaataaaatggaaattaaaagaaagtaacttaagtcacttaaattgaaccactggttggaccagcttgggcccggttcaatttaaaaacaaaatacatcaaaataaaactaagtatggaactaaaacagtagctacttggacttctttttcttcttacgGATGTAGgtcttcagatctgcatcaCATCTACTTTGAATTATAGAGCGGgttgaaaatattttcattccgACTCAAAGGGAGAAATGCACTGTGATATTGATTTATACCATGCATGCTCTTGATATAAATAATACAAGAagtaaacataaaaatacaaaatatgcCTTTTGTCGAAGACTAACAGACTGCTAACTGGATCAGAATCACAACCACCCAATGAATAGGTTAATCTCATAGAGCAAGAAATAAATTACAAGGCAAAACTGCTAACATAAGCATAAACCAAGAACCTACAATATTTAGCATATAGATTTAACAAACGAGCATCTATTGTAGCAAACAAGACAGCAAAACAAATGAGGCGTCAAAAGCAACTTGAATAAAACATGTGAAATTTCTTCGAAACTTTCATATATTTTAAAAGTATCAAGTTAATGCAAAAAACAGAAACGCAATAAAGAAGATCGGGAATAGCTATGGACCAAAGAAAGATTCGTCTTACCACCCTAAGGAAAGAAATCCAAAAGCCTGGTGGCGATGGTGGAGCCCCAAATGGATTATTTGGATCTTGACCACCATAAGGACCTCCCATGCCCATTCCATAACCACCCATAGGGCCTCCATAACCACCATTGTGCATTCCCCCACCATACATTCCAGATCCTCCATAAAGGCCACCATAACCCCCACCATACATAGAGTTTCCATACATTCCACCACCATATGCTCCACCCATTCCACCTAATGAACCATACGTTCCAGATCCATAGCCTGAGTTATAATTTAAGCTCGAGTTATAACCTGAAACAAGTGGAGAAATCATAAGCTCCATAGGACAAACAGAAGAAATGAgttgccaaaaaaaaagaaaagtgaatgAACCACCTCCATAACTGCTTCCATAGTTCTGCTGCCAGGGCCTTGTGGGTACAGGCCGACCAAGACTGTTTCTGTGTACAGTAGCATCCCCATCAGCAGTTGAAACAACTTCTCCAGGTTTAGCAGTTCCTGAAGCCTCAACTACATCACTTGTGCTACCAGGTGATGGGGGTTTAAAAGGTGCAGGACCAGATGAGGTCCCAGCTCGCTCCCAAGGTTTTAGTGGGGGACTGTTAACTGCAAAGGCATAATTCCACATCCACCCATGAAAAGCAGTAATGGATGTTATCAAATCTAGCTAATAAGAGGATGAACTTatcaaacaaataataataataataataacaataacaagACAAGAGGTTTCATGCACGGCCTTGCATGGTTTGGATTCTAGATTTGTTCATTCACCAAAATATAGTTCGAACAAAAATTGCAGATGCTATTTTTAATATGTGTAGCACTGGTTTCACATTATCAACTCGGAACTCCGCTTATTCCTTTtcagccccaaaaaaaaaactctgtacTCTGTTAAATCAGAGAATCTCATAAACCTTTTGTAGCAAGTTTGGGTTTTAGCATTCAACATAAAATTTCCATTCACAGCCAGACGTTCTATAAATAATAGGAAATAGGTAGTAGTATATTTACAACAATCGACAGTAATGCAAGTCTCCAAACAAGACCAAATTGATGACCCTTGCAATTGATGGACAAGCAATAGCAGGTAACATCATGTATATAAGACATCATAACCACAAAGAAAATGGTCCAAGCTATCTAAATCAGGATGATCAAATGCTAGTCATTCTCATGTTACTGGAATGCATGTAACAGGAGGAGTAATTCCCTTTCAAAATGAGTTCCCCATTGAATATCACGCAACTTGCTCCATAACTAGTCCCAAATCTTGCAGAGGAAAATTAAAGATAAAAAACTTGAAGCATCCAGTATGATCAAAGCTGAGGTCGTGTCTGAGTTTCAAATTTCGATGTAAAAaacaattttagaaaattataaagaaaagaaactaagaGGACTGACTTCAGACTAAAGAGCATGGGATCGTAAAGATAACCGAAAAACTCAGGAGGGATTCGACTAAATAAGAGCAAAAGTTTTGAGATTAGGGCTTGAGCTCCGCTCTTGCGAAGTTGAGGAGATTCGAAAACAATGATCCTTGCCAGTCAGTTTTCTATTCAAGCAACTTGCTCCATAACAAGTCCCAAATCCCGCAGAGGAAAATTAAAGATAAAAAACTTGAAGCATCCAGTATGATCAAAGCTGAGGTCGTGTCTGAGTTGCAAATTTCGATGTAAAAaacaattttagaaaattataaagaaaagaaattaagagGATCGACTTCAGCTTAAAGAGCATGGGATTGTAAAGATGACCGAAAAACTCAGGAGGGATTCGACTAGATAAGGGCAAAAGTTTTGAGATTAGGGCTTGGGCTCCGCTTGCTAATTTGAGGAGTTTCTAAAACAATGATCCTTGCCTTGGTCCGTTTTCTGCAGTGTTTTGTCTTCGTCTTCGTCTCCGGGAAGAATCATTTTCAGCGAAACCGGTCAGCGTTGAGTagtggaaagaaaaattaatatGAAGATAGACCAAATTAGGATAACTAGTAAATATTGTCGCGGGAAGCATGAATAGGGCGTTACCGCCAGATTGCATGTTGCAGTAGTGGCCGGAGCTGCCGGACAGGGTAGCAGGCCAGGGCGTTGATCTTCTCAGTCGTCTGAATTTGCTCCCTCGAGTCTTCCTCCTCGCCTCGAGCCCTCGACAACTCTGAAAAATCGAAAACCTAAGCTGCTACGCCTGCAAATAATAAATGGGGTCATTATCTATTTTTGTAATATATCCAAATTCTTCGGATAAAGTTCTGGAGCGGCCGAATATAACGCAAAATTTATAAATGGGATAAAGAACCCCACCCGGTTACACGAAATTACCGACGCATCCCTAGGGTGCTTCGCTGCATCGATAATTTCTCCGAACGTTTAAATGAAAAATACGTTCTTTTTTAACGTATAAATGCACTGATATGAAAAAAATTAACATTAACAATATTTAAGGTGTAGCTTATTGTTCGTGCATTTAACGTATTACGttttttaccacaaaaaaaaaaaaaaaacgttttaCGTTTAATTTACCTCTGTTTATGTTTATAAAAAAAGGTAATTTACAAAACACCTCCTGAAAATAGAATGATACTTAAGTCACCCCTTCTTATTTAAAAATACTCAGAACACTCCCTGCATTAGAAATTAGAATCCTATATTACAAATTAGTCCTAACTGTTAGTtaaatttaattaaaaccctaaattacccttgatCAGTatataattactattttacccttgaatctaaAAAACCTAACATGTACTCTCTTTTTCTTAACTAGCAAACTTACGTGTGCAAATGCGCGTGTGGCCTTtgtggtggagagagagagagagaatatactCTAAAGGATAAAATACTTCACTCTAAGAGTTGATATATATCCTCACAATTTTCCAATCAAAATAAAGTAACAATTGTGTATAAAACTTAAATGATAGGTCAGGTCTAAAAACATGGTTTTATGGACCTCAAATTTAAAGTTTTTATCTAGGAGGTCCCTTGTGGTACTGAATTTGAACAAAAGACAGTGCCTGTCCTTTTGGATGTAGGAGTTTTCATGGTCGATACAGTATCCGAAAGAATCTCACACACCAAAACCATACACCCATGCAACGGGAGATCCTCTTGTTGACAATAGAATATCTAGGAGATTTCATATAATGCCAACACTCATccttatcagaaaaaaaaattgcagccaTCATCTTTAAGAAATTCATGAGGCCAATTATAACATGGCACTCGACATGAATTTTTTGCTAATACATGTTTATGATCATTTTTAGGATTGAAATTTGGGTGCAATTGTTGGACACTCATtcgaaaaagggaaataaagtgGTTGCAAAACAACAAATAGCGCGAGAGAAGCTTTCCCATGCCCTTTCACAGAGACAATCACACATTAACCCCCTAATCATAGAAGGAAGAAACCCTCAATCAGCACACAAACACTCCATTCATTGATGAAGTCATGGAGACCCAGTCATatagagaaaagaagaggaggaaaaaaacaagaaatttgcCTGTTGGATTCTGGAAATAATGGGAGATTGCAGCTGTCAAGTGGTGATGACGAAGAATATGACACACAATCCATCTCCGCTTTCTTTAACCCAAGCGACGGCATTTGTTagaaaaagatcctgtcaatccgggcagcgtGCAGCAGTGTTGGAAAAAGATCCTATCAatccgagcaggggtaaggcagtaaaAGCGCCCTGTCAATCCCAGGCGCTGCACAAGTGCTGCacgctgcccggattgacaggatccTAGTCCCATTTGAAGAGCAGGAATTTCTTCCATATGATTCACACCAGCTTAACATTCttcaaccaaacagtttttagagagagagagattgcaaAGGCCATTATAGTAATTAATCCAAATACTAACCTTAGGTATATATATGATGGTAAAACATTTACATTGTACTTCTTTTGATCATGGCTTGTGTAGTTATTGCTATGAACGTCACGGAAAGCCATCCAAATATTCTATACAATTTTGAATTAAGGAGGCTC
The sequence above is a segment of the Telopea speciosissima isolate NSW1024214 ecotype Mountain lineage chromosome 7, Tspe_v1, whole genome shotgun sequence genome. Coding sequences within it:
- the LOC122667550 gene encoding peroxisomal membrane protein 13-like gives rise to the protein MQSGVNSPPLKPWERAGTSSGPAPFKPPSPGSTSDVVEASGTAKPGEVVSTADGDATVHRNSLGRPVPTRPWQQNYGSSYGGGSSPLVSGYNSSLNYNSGYGSGTYGSLGGMGGAYGGGMYGNSMYGGGYGGLYGGSGMYGGGMHNGGYGGPMGGYGMGMGGPYGGQDPNNPFGAPPSPPGFWISFLRVLQGVVTWFGRISILIDQNTQAFHMFMTALLQLFDRSGMLYGELARFVLRLLGIRTKPMKVHPPGSEGLQGPHHPHGGQNYIEGPKSAPAGSWDSVWTDDASK